One Glycine max cultivar Williams 82 chromosome 8, Glycine_max_v4.0, whole genome shotgun sequence genomic window, TTGGTGGAAAATCAAAAAATGGAACCAAGCATTTGTGGCAGCATAATGAGATTTGTGTTCAGTACAAGATTTTTATGAGAAGGATGAAGGGCCAAACATTTCTTACACTTAAGGTCGTGCAAGGAAAGCAAGAGTTGGGTACGGGAACTTATGATGCAAAATGTGCAAGGGAAGAGCTAGAAAAAGCAATTATTATGCATGAGTATCCACTATCAATTATGGATCACCTAGGTTTTAGGAGATACTTTGCTGCCCTCCAACCTGTGTTTCAGGTTCGCTAACAAAACCCATTTTTCAAGTacgcaaaaaaatatattaaagatacatttattgatttataactattaataaatgtaattatttcctttgatgaatgtattttttatttttaaattatcctttaatatatataactatttttatttctttcatgaaCTTTTCATATGTTATATGTAACTACTACCATTTTTCTGAAAGAAAACTGTTATCACTATTttctttaactatttttaataaagataaagacaTGAAGTGTCTCTTTTTCAGCtggtatattattaaataaaatagtgaTATTGTTTAGGTTCCTACTACAAACACAATTAAGAAGGAGATAGTGAAAATCTATGAGAATGAACGAGCTACAACTTTGAAGTTGTTGGATAGTCTTGATGGAAGAGTGGCCATTACATCAGACATGTGGACTTCAACGAGTCAGAAGAGGGGGTATATGGCTATTACAGCTCATTACGTTGATGGCTGTTGGAATTTACAAAGTCAGATTTTGAggtaataaaacaatttgaactttttatattattaggccttttattttataaaatgattgaatatgattatattatatctctttttttggttgtttttatattatatctctATTTTTATGTTAGGTTCATTTATGTTCATGCTCCTCATACAAGTGATAGACTTTGCAATGCATTAACTGACTGTTTGATGGATTGGAATATTGACACAAAACTGTCAACTATCACCCTAGATAATTGTACCACAAATGATGCtatgattgataaaattaaggataaattgcACTTAGGTAGTTTGCTTAGGGATGGGTCTTTACTTCACATGCGTTGTTGTGCTCACATCCTTAATTTGATAGTAAAAGATGGGTTGGAAGTGGTGAAAGAAGGTGTAGAAAATATTCAGGATAGTGTGGCATATTGGACAGCAACACCTAAGAGGAAGGAAAAATTTGAGGAAACGGCTAAACAGTTGAGAATCCCTTACACTAAGAATTTGGCATTAGACTATCCAACTAGATGGAACTCAACTTATAAAATGCTTGAAATTGCCATAGGATATGAAGAtgtatttcttcaattaaaGTAGCGAGAGTCTCAATATACTTGTTTGCCAAGTACTTTACAGTGGCAATTTGCAAAGGATGTTTGTGGGAGATTGAAGTTGTTCAATACTATCACTGAATTATTTTCTTCTACTAAACATCCAACTGCTAATTTGTATTTTCCAAATATATGTGAGATTAAGTTGGCAATCAAACAATGGATTACCTCTCCTAACCCAATGATTCAACAAATGGCAAAAAAtatgatgatcaaatttgataaatattgggGTGTGATTCATAATGTGATGGGAGTTGCTACTATTTTAGATCCTAGGTACATGATGGAGTTGCTTGagtattattatgaaaaattgtatGAACATGATTCTTTTACTCAAGTGAGGTGCATTCAACAATTGTGTTATGACTTAGTTTCTGATTACCAAATGAAAATGAACAAAGACTCTTTTGGTAGTAATGTTGGTGATGTTACTGGTAGTGAAGTTGTTGGTAATGCATTATCTGAGTATGATAGATttattataaggaaaaaaagggCTAGAAGTTCTTATGTTAAATTAGAGTTAGACCACTATTTAGAagaagaggttttaccaagagCTGTTGACTTTGATATTTTGATGTGGTGGAAGTTTAATGGTGTTAAGTATCCAACAATTCAAGCAATTGCTAAGGATATATTAGCTATTTCGGTATCTACCATAGCTTCAAAATCCACATTTAGCACTGGTGGTCAAATATTCAGCCCACATCATAGTTGACTTCAATGGACTACTTTAGGGGCTTTAATGTGCGCTAGAAGTTGGTTGTGGAGTGCTGAAAATACTAGTAAAGTTTTGTTCGTATATGTTGTTAAATTGATATTTGTGTTTATTCAAGAACTAATActtgtaatgtatttttataGGTTCTATGAGCTATAAAGTTGTTGCTGAATGTGCTAATGTAATGAATGAAATGGTTTCAGATGAAGGTAAATAATGttctaaatttcattttttttgttattatataatataagcttttgttctaatttttatttcttttatgcaGGTGAAATGATGGGTGCTGGTGTCACTAATTTGGAGGAATGATTAACATTTATTTGCTGAACAATTtaagttgtttctttttttattatgtaatttgaaAGAATGAAACATGTTTAAGTTGCTGATGTAACATtccatttttcatatataaatttttttgttaaaaaaatagagtttagAAAATGACgaggtttttttataattaaataaataaggagaaataaatttattaattaaaataatggtttgagagaaaat contains:
- the LOC106799595 gene encoding zinc finger BED domain-containing protein RICESLEEPER 2-like; its protein translation is MEDISFSPERIYPIPSPINEPPSPSPSPIDQTPSPIQVDLSPSPSPINVDHTPSHHEDEVNNAEAQREICRLKSKIWQHFKKIKVNGLDKAECKYCKKLLGGKSKNGTKHLWQHNEICVQYKIFMRRMKGQTFLTLKVVQGKQELGTGTYDAKCAREELEKAIIMHEYPLSIMDHLGFRRYFAALQPVFQVPTTNTIKKEIVKIYENERATTLKLLDSLDGRVAITSDMWTSTSQKRGYMAITAHYVDGCWNLQSQILRFIYVHAPHTSDRLCNALTDCLMDWNIDTKLSTITLDNCTTNDAMIDKIKDKLHLGSLLRDGSLLHMRCCAHILNLIVKDGLEVVKEGVENIQDSVAYWTATPKRKEKFEETAKQLRIPYTKNLALDYPTRWNSTYKMLEIAIGYEDVFLQLK